In Magnetovibrio sp., the following proteins share a genomic window:
- a CDS encoding metallophosphoesterase, translating into MNEIQSRDFTTQAPCVPEDTRVYAIGDIHGRLDLLNRLLDIISEDAADAPQRKVLVTLGDYVDRGPDSAGVIERLSNLHWNAPFDKFELRFLKGNHELLMEHFLEGRDDGRMWLGCGGEQTLKSYGANWTARDAAARVPERHRRFIAQLSLMHREGDYAFAHAGVRPGVDLEHQRAEDILWIRARFLNATRNFGAVVVHGHTPVDVPDVLDNRIAIDTRAWASGTLTALVLEGKERRFLST; encoded by the coding sequence ATGAACGAGATTCAGAGCCGCGATTTCACCACTCAAGCCCCCTGCGTGCCCGAAGATACGCGGGTGTACGCCATTGGCGACATCCACGGGCGCCTGGACCTGCTCAATCGCTTGCTCGACATCATTTCCGAAGACGCCGCCGATGCTCCGCAGCGCAAGGTTTTGGTGACGCTGGGCGATTATGTCGACCGCGGGCCGGATAGCGCAGGCGTGATCGAGCGGCTCTCGAACCTGCACTGGAACGCCCCGTTCGACAAATTTGAGCTGCGCTTTCTCAAAGGCAACCACGAGCTGCTGATGGAGCACTTTCTCGAAGGGCGCGACGACGGCCGCATGTGGCTGGGATGCGGCGGGGAACAAACGCTCAAAAGCTACGGCGCGAACTGGACCGCCCGCGACGCCGCAGCGCGTGTGCCGGAACGTCATCGGCGTTTTATCGCGCAGTTATCGCTGATGCACCGCGAAGGCGATTACGCGTTCGCCCATGCGGGCGTACGTCCTGGGGTCGATTTGGAGCACCAGCGCGCCGAGGATATTTTGTGGATTCGCGCCCGTTTTCTCAACGCAACGCGCAATTTTGGCGCCGTGGTGGTGCACGGTCACACCCCGGTCGACGTGCCCGACGTCTTGGACAACCGCATCGCCATCGACACCCGCGCGTGGGCGTCGGGGACCCTCACCGCGTTGGTTTTG
- a CDS encoding EAL domain-containing protein, producing MADYSEAFSAGQEHNPPSQEKRLLDVLGRMRNNMAGVFAVHLHLSELRPSHRQPHFLRMVGRSLDSLASKQDVQVFNFTNADVALLCRNTPVDDVDDAVFRVRALFNEDPLTLTEDGSAEDRFSTWYDLSQPKDVKDFVDAVADALAHREEVKNQQAESVSTGRASKVMTGEPLVPTMLQGIVQKLLEARVGDLVHRQPAVVVTAGKSQQLAFREHFVAMEELRARIAADINIFSSHWLFQYLSETIDARVLEVLARLDYVNMDVPLSVNLNISTIMTRPFQNFHALIGENTQNVIVEIQIIDVFADMGAYAFVRDWLQDHGYKVLIDGLNPLTLHFFDPSLLEADYIKITWGPEVRGGVGQEQTRNIRAVVSNMHEGGVVLSRVDSEEGVSWGLDLGIRCFQGHFIDKVVEAMASKGLIK from the coding sequence ATGGCGGATTATTCCGAGGCATTCAGCGCCGGACAAGAGCACAACCCGCCCAGCCAGGAGAAAAGGCTGTTGGATGTGCTCGGTCGCATGCGCAACAACATGGCAGGTGTGTTCGCCGTGCATTTGCACTTGTCCGAACTGCGCCCCAGTCACCGCCAGCCGCATTTTTTGCGCATGGTGGGTCGTTCGCTCGACAGTTTGGCCTCGAAGCAGGACGTCCAGGTGTTCAATTTCACCAACGCCGACGTGGCGCTGTTGTGCCGCAACACCCCAGTCGACGATGTCGATGACGCGGTGTTTCGGGTTCGCGCGCTGTTCAACGAAGACCCCTTGACCTTGACCGAGGACGGTTCCGCCGAGGACCGTTTTTCGACCTGGTACGATCTCAGTCAGCCCAAGGACGTCAAGGATTTCGTTGACGCCGTGGCCGACGCGTTGGCGCACCGCGAAGAAGTCAAAAATCAGCAAGCCGAAAGTGTGTCCACCGGGCGCGCGTCCAAGGTCATGACCGGCGAACCGTTGGTTCCGACGATGCTGCAAGGCATTGTGCAGAAGCTGTTGGAAGCGCGCGTCGGCGACCTGGTTCACCGCCAGCCCGCCGTGGTGGTGACGGCCGGGAAATCGCAACAGTTGGCGTTTCGCGAACACTTCGTCGCCATGGAAGAATTGCGTGCGCGCATTGCCGCCGACATCAATATTTTTTCCAGTCACTGGCTGTTTCAGTATTTGTCCGAAACCATCGATGCCCGGGTCCTGGAGGTTTTGGCGCGGCTGGATTACGTCAACATGGACGTGCCGTTAAGCGTCAACCTCAACATTTCCACCATCATGACCCGGCCATTTCAGAACTTTCACGCCCTGATCGGCGAAAACACCCAAAACGTGATCGTCGAAATTCAAATCATCGACGTATTCGCCGACATGGGCGCTTACGCATTTGTGCGCGATTGGTTGCAGGATCACGGATACAAGGTCTTGATCGACGGGCTCAACCCGCTGACCTTGCATTTTTTCGACCCGTCGCTTTTAGAAGCGGATTACATCAAGATCACGTGGGGACCCGAGGTGCGCGGCGGCGTCGGTCAGGAGCAGACCCGCAACATTCGCGCGGTGGTGTCGAACATGCACGAAGGCGGGGTGGTGCTGTCGCGGGTGGATTCGGAAGAGGGTGTAAGCTGGGGCCTCGATCTTGGCATCCGGTGCTTTCAGGGGCACTTTATCGACAAGGTTGTCGAGGCGATGGCGAGCAAGGGTTTGATCAAATGA
- a CDS encoding EAL domain-containing protein, protein MAVRPSSSPTHMHRRTQEQLLLEYLRRLENRREGRKAVRINISSLMPANRREHHIRAATNSFEALVSDLMGQLFELKNLDLFFVYKAEAHTRVEDTVQKVKFLFSDDPLFDEKSRSEADFVTWYDVETGYDQLIKMVRGMSEDGETTKRPATRSNVRAALKARQDHGEPLSPEILGRAVKALQRTDLTSLVRRQFVCGVSKKLVPEPIFSELYISIMDLRETMMPGINLTSNRWLFQYLTESLDKRVLSLLSKTDRFSITGDISFNVNVSTLMSPEFMAFDDGISAARRGSMVLELQKIDIFADLGAFLFVREFCQEKGYRICLDGLTHQNMSMINRERLGVDYVKVMWNPELVDGGQQMRKKLRDLVEEAGRTTVIMARCDNREAVDFGRSVGINMFQGHYIEHLIAEDERRRQLLKIKHRIERDTT, encoded by the coding sequence ATGGCTGTCCGGCCTTCATCCTCACCCACGCACATGCACCGCCGCACCCAGGAACAGTTGTTGCTGGAATACCTGCGCCGGCTGGAAAATCGCCGCGAAGGGCGCAAGGCGGTGCGCATCAACATTTCCAGCCTGATGCCCGCCAACCGCCGCGAACACCATATCCGCGCCGCCACCAACAGCTTCGAGGCGTTGGTCAGCGACTTGATGGGTCAACTTTTCGAACTGAAAAATCTCGACCTGTTTTTCGTCTACAAAGCCGAAGCCCACACCCGCGTCGAAGACACGGTGCAGAAGGTCAAGTTCCTGTTTTCCGACGATCCGCTGTTTGACGAAAAATCGCGCTCCGAAGCCGATTTCGTGACCTGGTACGACGTCGAAACGGGCTACGACCAGTTGATCAAAATGGTCCGCGGCATGAGCGAGGACGGTGAAACCACCAAGCGCCCGGCAACGCGCTCAAACGTGCGTGCGGCGTTGAAGGCGCGCCAAGATCACGGCGAGCCGTTGTCGCCGGAAATTCTCGGCCGCGCGGTCAAGGCGTTGCAGCGCACCGACCTGACCAGTCTGGTGCGCCGCCAGTTTGTGTGCGGGGTGAGCAAGAAACTGGTGCCGGAACCGATTTTTTCGGAGCTCTATATCTCCATCATGGATCTGCGCGAAACCATGATGCCGGGCATCAATCTGACCTCGAACCGGTGGCTGTTTCAATATCTCACCGAAAGCCTGGACAAGCGCGTGTTGTCATTGCTGTCGAAAACAGACCGCTTTTCGATCACCGGCGATATCAGCTTCAACGTCAATGTCTCGACCTTGATGAGCCCTGAGTTCATGGCCTTCGACGACGGCATTTCCGCCGCACGGCGCGGCTCGATGGTGTTGGAGCTGCAAAAGATCGACATCTTCGCCGACCTTGGCGCGTTCTTGTTCGTGCGCGAGTTCTGCCAGGAAAAGGGCTACCGCATCTGTCTTGACGGTTTGACCCATCAAAACATGTCGATGATCAACCGTGAGCGTCTCGGCGTCGATTACGTCAAGGTGATGTGGAATCCCGAACTGGTCGACGGCGGCCAGCAGATGCGCAAGAAACTGCGTGATCTGGTCGAAGAGGCCGGGCGCACCACCGTCATCATGGCGCGCTGCGACAACCGCGAAGCGGTCGATTTCGGACGCTCGGTCGGCATCAACATGTTTCAAGGCCACTATATCGAGCATCTGATCGCCGAAGACGAGCGCCGCCGCCAGCTGCTCAAGATCAAGCACCGCATCGAACGCGACACCACCTGA
- a CDS encoding ABC transporter ATP-binding protein: MAASPVIEVTDLTKSFDGVDAVNGISFRVEAGCTVALLGGNGAGKTTTISMLLGLLSPTSGEVRVLGARMPEERHKVLGCMNFSSPYVDLPKRLKVWENLTVYAHLYGVRDVKGRIAELSEDLELSGFIKRPFGDLSAGQKTRVALAKSLLNAPALMLMDEPTASLDPDTGDWVRTYLERYRARTGASILLASHNMGEVERLADQVLMMRGGKIVDQGAPKELIKRHGRDNLEQVFLDIARAPAQAAQAEETAK; the protein is encoded by the coding sequence ATGGCCGCATCGCCCGTTATCGAAGTCACCGACCTCACCAAATCGTTCGACGGCGTGGATGCGGTGAACGGTATTTCGTTTCGTGTCGAGGCCGGATGTACGGTGGCGCTGTTGGGCGGCAACGGCGCGGGCAAGACCACCACCATTTCGATGTTGCTGGGGCTGCTCAGCCCGACCAGCGGCGAGGTCCGGGTGCTCGGTGCGCGCATGCCCGAAGAGCGTCACAAGGTGCTCGGCTGCATGAATTTCTCCAGCCCTTACGTGGATCTGCCCAAGCGGTTGAAGGTGTGGGAAAACCTCACCGTCTACGCCCATCTCTACGGGGTGCGTGACGTCAAGGGCCGGATTGCCGAGCTGAGCGAGGACTTGGAACTCTCCGGCTTCATCAAGCGCCCGTTCGGCGACTTGTCGGCGGGACAAAAAACCCGCGTGGCGCTGGCCAAATCGTTGCTCAATGCACCCGCTTTGATGCTGATGGACGAACCCACCGCGTCGCTCGATCCCGACACCGGCGATTGGGTGCGCACGTACCTGGAACGCTACCGCGCGCGCACCGGCGCGAGCATCTTGCTGGCGTCGCACAACATGGGTGAGGTCGAACGCTTGGCCGATCAGGTACTGATGATGCGCGGCGGCAAGATCGTCGATCAAGGTGCGCCGAAAGAACTCATCAAACGCCATGGGCGCGATAACTTGGAACAAGTTTTTCTCGACATCGCACGCGCACCGGCACAGGCAGCGCAGGCGGAGGAGACGGCAAAATGA
- a CDS encoding ABC transporter permease — MNEPDGVCVPQTNFSFRRVLAVMLRHLYVLRRSWPRLLELAYWPLIQMVLWGFVTKFFLGHSSWVAEAAGVLISAVLLWDVLFRANLGVSLPFIEEMWSRNLAQMFVSPLRDSELIAALILMSLVRTLISVTPAAFLALPFFDVWVFDLGVPLVVFFINLLVFGSVIGLTVAALILRFGLGAESLCWLGIFLLAPVSAIYYPVSALPEWLQVIALSLPSAHVFEGMRGVLFDGVFAWNHFFWAAGLNVVLLSLATLFFLHMMKMARVKGLLMQQGE; from the coding sequence ATGAACGAACCCGATGGCGTTTGCGTTCCTCAAACGAACTTTTCTTTCCGCCGCGTGTTGGCGGTGATGTTGCGTCATCTTTACGTGCTGCGGCGCTCGTGGCCGCGCCTGTTGGAATTGGCCTATTGGCCGTTGATCCAGATGGTGCTGTGGGGGTTCGTGACCAAGTTTTTCTTGGGCCACAGCTCATGGGTGGCTGAGGCCGCAGGCGTTCTCATTTCCGCGGTATTGCTGTGGGATGTGTTGTTTCGCGCAAATTTGGGCGTGAGCTTGCCGTTCATTGAAGAAATGTGGTCGCGCAATTTGGCGCAGATGTTCGTCAGTCCGCTGCGCGATTCCGAACTGATTGCAGCGCTGATCTTGATGAGCCTGGTGCGCACGCTGATTTCCGTGACCCCGGCGGCGTTTTTGGCGTTGCCGTTCTTCGATGTGTGGGTGTTCGACCTGGGCGTGCCGCTGGTGGTGTTTTTCATCAATTTGTTGGTGTTCGGATCGGTCATCGGCCTCACCGTGGCGGCGTTGATTTTGCGGTTCGGATTGGGCGCGGAAAGTTTGTGCTGGTTGGGTATATTTCTGCTCGCCCCGGTCAGCGCGATCTACTACCCGGTCAGCGCCTTGCCCGAATGGTTGCAAGTGATCGCGCTGTCGCTGCCGTCCGCGCACGTCTTCGAGGGCATGCGTGGGGTGCTGTTCGACGGCGTGTTCGCGTGGAACCACTTCTTTTGGGCGGCAGGGCTCAACGTCGTGCTGTTGAGCTTGGCGACGTTGTTTTTCCTGCACATGATGAAAATGGCCCGCGTCAAAGGCCTGTTGATGCAGCAAGGCGAATGA
- the cobT gene encoding nicotinate-nucleotide--dimethylbenzimidazole phosphoribosyltransferase gives MNKMPTINTLDDVRQILTELPGPDVEAARAAQTREPQLTKPAGSLGRLEQLAAWTATWQGRYPPRMTTPNAHVFAGNHGVVAQGVSAFPAEVTKQMVANFERGGAAINQICKSIGIGLCVEQMDLDNPTQDFTQNPAMTDTECADAIAFGMNVVDECSDVVCLGEMGIGNTTSAAAICLALYGGSALTWVGPGTGLDKPGIGKKADVIGLGVKLYKPHMHDGLDVMRCLGGRELAAIAGAVIGARLKKVPVLLDGYVSTAAAAVLPSVNKRALDHCKVGHMSQEPGHKLLLEKLGKVALQDHSMRLGEGTGAALAVALLKAAVACHNDMATFAEAGVSDKDAGEKDA, from the coding sequence ATGAATAAAATGCCGACCATCAACACGCTTGACGATGTGCGCCAGATTTTGACCGAACTTCCGGGTCCCGATGTCGAAGCCGCCCGCGCCGCCCAAACGCGCGAGCCGCAGTTGACCAAGCCCGCCGGTTCGCTGGGACGACTGGAACAACTCGCCGCATGGACCGCCACCTGGCAGGGTCGTTATCCGCCGCGCATGACAACCCCCAACGCCCACGTATTTGCGGGCAATCACGGCGTGGTAGCGCAAGGCGTATCGGCGTTTCCCGCCGAGGTCACCAAACAGATGGTGGCCAATTTCGAACGCGGCGGCGCGGCCATCAACCAGATTTGCAAAAGCATCGGCATCGGATTGTGTGTCGAGCAGATGGATCTCGACAATCCGACCCAGGATTTCACGCAAAACCCCGCCATGACCGACACCGAATGCGCCGATGCCATTGCGTTCGGCATGAACGTCGTCGACGAATGTTCCGACGTGGTGTGTCTAGGCGAAATGGGCATCGGCAACACCACATCAGCGGCGGCCATTTGCCTTGCGCTATACGGCGGTTCCGCTTTGACATGGGTTGGGCCCGGCACCGGCCTGGACAAGCCCGGCATCGGTAAAAAGGCCGATGTGATCGGCCTGGGCGTAAAGCTCTACAAACCGCACATGCACGATGGCCTGGACGTGATGCGCTGTTTGGGTGGGCGCGAACTGGCCGCCATTGCCGGCGCGGTGATTGGCGCACGGCTGAAAAAGGTGCCGGTGTTGCTGGACGGCTACGTGTCCACAGCCGCCGCCGCGGTTCTGCCGAGCGTCAACAAACGCGCCCTGGATCACTGCAAAGTCGGCCACATGAGCCAAGAACCCGGCCATAAGCTGTTGTTGGAAAAGCTCGGCAAGGTCGCCCTGCAAGACCACAGCATGCGCCTTGGCGAAGGCACCGGCGCGGCGTTGGCGGTGGCGTTGTTGAAAGCCGCCGTGGCGTGTCACAACGACATGGCGACGTTCGCCGAAGCCGGCGTCAGCGATAAGGACGCGGGCGAAAAAGACGCCTGA
- a CDS encoding adenosylcobinamide-GDP ribazoletransferase, translating to MKRAREQNEELHPDAMHGEGPSTPYFRRAMDRFTTAWLFLTRVPLPGWWNAPLPDEPVESDETDKGKGMTPLAETVRAWPVVGLLVGALAGLALWAGAQLGLHPLAAAFLALIVGALVTGALHEDGLADVADGFGGGASKAKKLAIMKDSHIGAYGVLALILGIGFKAASLGGFNAPVLAVSALVGAHVLSRALLPLMMVVMEPARRGGLGRGAGAPDRDDAVVAAILGVLVALLVLGLGPGLLAAGLAVVGVASVGWLAQRQIGGFTGDVLGAAQQVAEALVLAGMAVAFRTVFYV from the coding sequence ATGAAAAGGGCCCGCGAACAAAACGAAGAACTGCATCCCGACGCCATGCATGGCGAAGGGCCGTCGACGCCGTATTTTCGCCGCGCGATGGACCGCTTCACCACCGCGTGGCTGTTTCTCACCCGGGTGCCGTTGCCCGGTTGGTGGAACGCGCCGCTGCCGGACGAACCGGTTGAAAGCGATGAAACGGACAAGGGCAAGGGCATGACGCCGCTGGCCGAAACGGTCCGTGCCTGGCCGGTGGTGGGGCTTTTGGTCGGCGCGCTGGCGGGTTTGGCGTTGTGGGCCGGGGCGCAATTGGGACTGCATCCTTTGGCGGCGGCGTTTTTGGCTTTGATCGTGGGCGCATTGGTGACCGGCGCGCTGCACGAAGACGGTCTGGCCGACGTTGCAGACGGGTTCGGCGGCGGGGCGAGCAAAGCCAAAAAACTCGCCATCATGAAAGACAGTCACATCGGCGCGTATGGCGTGTTGGCGTTGATTTTGGGCATCGGTTTCAAGGCTGCCAGCCTGGGCGGTTTCAACGCGCCGGTGTTGGCCGTTAGCGCGCTGGTCGGCGCGCACGTGCTGTCGCGCGCGCTGCTGCCGCTGATGATGGTGGTGATGGAACCCGCGCGCCGTGGCGGTCTCGGTCGCGGTGCGGGCGCGCCCGATCGCGACGATGCGGTGGTCGCGGCGATCTTGGGCGTGCTGGTCGCCTTGCTGGTGTTGGGCTTGGGCCCGGGCCTGTTGGCGGCCGGTCTGGCCGTTGTCGGGGTTGCAAGTGTCGGCTGGTTGGCGCAACGCCAGATCGGCGGCTTCACCGGCGACGTTTTGGGCGCGGCCCAGCAGGTCGCGGAAGCCTTGGTTCTGGCGGGCATGGCGGTGGCATTTCGTACGGTGTTTTATGTATGA
- a CDS encoding histidine phosphatase family protein, translating into MSAPSETPHQMVVTRWWWVRHAPVVDAKLGKLSGQFDIDTDLSDTASFAAVAARLPLGAVWITTNLKRTRQTAEALWQAGAERIEPLVETDFAEQAFGAWTSKTWAEIDQFNDAETQAFWADPANVAPPPSANHNSESFAAVCARVSARLQAITAENSGRDIVCVAHAGAIRAAVAHALGLSAAQALALDVKNTSLTRLDHIADGVRVKRGGSWRVVGLNMI; encoded by the coding sequence ATGAGTGCGCCGTCTGAAACGCCCCACCAAATGGTCGTCACCCGCTGGTGGTGGGTCCGTCACGCCCCGGTGGTGGACGCCAAACTGGGCAAGCTGTCGGGGCAGTTCGACATCGACACCGATCTATCCGATACGGCGTCGTTCGCTGCCGTAGCAGCCCGGCTGCCTTTGGGCGCGGTGTGGATTACCACGAACCTCAAACGCACCCGCCAAACGGCGGAAGCGCTATGGCAGGCTGGGGCGGAGCGCATTGAGCCGCTGGTCGAGACGGATTTCGCCGAGCAGGCGTTCGGTGCGTGGACCTCGAAGACCTGGGCGGAAATCGACCAGTTCAATGACGCCGAGACCCAGGCTTTTTGGGCCGATCCCGCCAATGTCGCCCCGCCCCCCAGCGCGAATCACAATTCTGAGAGCTTCGCCGCCGTGTGCGCACGTGTCAGCGCGCGGCTGCAAGCCATCACCGCGGAAAACTCCGGCCGCGACATCGTGTGTGTGGCCCATGCCGGTGCGATTCGCGCCGCCGTCGCCCATGCCTTGGGGCTGAGCGCGGCGCAAGCCTTGGCGTTGGATGTGAAAAACACCTCTCTCACCCGTCTCGACCACATCGCGGACGGTGTGCGGGTCAAGCGCGGCGGCAGTTGGCGGGTGGTCGGCCTCAACATGATTTGA
- the cobU gene encoding bifunctional adenosylcobinamide kinase/adenosylcobinamide-phosphate guanylyltransferase — MAHQTTTLPPLTLVLGGQRSGKSAYAESLMRTGGVYLATGHATDDEMAERIAAHQERRAEGWVTVEERVDLVHALGQAKKLYGGKPVLIDSLGMWVSNMQFEGRAPVVEAEALAQAMLDHPAPVIAVSEEVGLGVIPMNAVARSFVDALGIVNQITAAHANRAVLVVAGLPQILKSE, encoded by the coding sequence TTGGCACATCAAACCACCACATTGCCGCCCTTGACGCTGGTCCTGGGCGGCCAGCGTTCGGGCAAAAGCGCCTATGCGGAAAGCCTGATGCGAACGGGCGGCGTGTATCTCGCCACCGGCCACGCGACGGACGACGAAATGGCCGAGCGCATCGCCGCACATCAAGAGCGCCGGGCCGAAGGGTGGGTCACGGTGGAAGAGCGCGTCGATTTGGTCCACGCCTTGGGCCAGGCGAAAAAACTTTACGGCGGCAAGCCGGTGCTGATCGACAGTCTTGGCATGTGGGTGTCGAACATGCAGTTCGAAGGTCGCGCCCCGGTGGTGGAGGCCGAAGCCCTGGCCCAAGCGATGCTGGATCACCCCGCGCCGGTGATAGCCGTTTCGGAAGAAGTCGGCCTTGGCGTGATTCCGATGAACGCCGTCGCGCGGTCTTTTGTTGACGCGCTGGGTATTGTGAACCAAATAACAGCGGCGCACGCCAATCGCGCGGTGCTGGTTGTGGCTGGATTGCCGCAGATTCTCAAAAGCGAATAA
- the cobW gene encoding cobalamin biosynthesis protein CobW: MNQLRKIPATVITGFLGAGKTTLIRHMLENAGGKRIALIINEFGDLGIDRQIVNGCGIEGCHEDDVVELANGCICCTVADDFLPVMEALIDRDTPPDHIVIETSGLALPKPLIRAFNWPEIKTRVTVDGVVSVVDGPALAAGQFASNIAAVQAQREADESLDHDNPLEEVFTDQLLAADMVLLNKADVIGEDESKRLIAELTARLRPGVHVVATSHGNIGVDVLLGLDAGAEDDLDARPSHHDHHHDDHDDDDDHDHHHDHDHDDFDSFIVDVPVQRDPAALEARLIEIVEAHNVLRIKGFVEVAGKPMRHVVQGVGTRFTRYFDRPWADGEDRQGRLVVIGQAGIDHAAIAGALAADAQESAA; this comes from the coding sequence ATGAACCAACTCCGCAAAATTCCCGCCACCGTGATCACCGGCTTTCTCGGCGCGGGCAAGACGACCTTGATCCGCCATATGCTGGAAAACGCCGGCGGCAAACGCATCGCGCTGATCATCAACGAATTCGGCGATCTCGGCATCGACCGCCAGATCGTCAACGGCTGCGGCATCGAAGGTTGCCATGAGGACGACGTGGTGGAACTGGCCAACGGCTGCATCTGCTGCACCGTGGCCGACGACTTCCTGCCGGTCATGGAAGCGCTGATCGATCGCGACACCCCGCCCGATCACATCGTTATCGAGACCTCCGGTCTGGCATTGCCCAAGCCGTTGATCCGCGCCTTCAACTGGCCCGAAATCAAGACCCGCGTCACCGTCGACGGCGTGGTGTCGGTGGTCGACGGCCCGGCTTTGGCAGCGGGACAGTTCGCCTCCAACATCGCGGCGGTGCAGGCGCAACGCGAAGCCGATGAAAGCCTGGACCACGACAACCCGTTGGAAGAGGTCTTCACCGACCAATTGCTCGCAGCCGACATGGTGCTGCTCAACAAAGCCGATGTGATCGGCGAAGACGAGAGCAAACGCTTGATCGCCGAGCTGACCGCCAGGCTGCGCCCCGGCGTGCACGTGGTCGCGACGTCGCACGGCAACATCGGCGTCGATGTGTTGCTGGGCCTGGATGCGGGCGCGGAAGACGACCTCGACGCGCGTCCGTCCCATCACGACCATCACCACGACGATCATGACGATGACGACGACCACGACCATCATCACGACCACGACCACGACGATTTCGACAGCTTCATCGTCGACGTCCCGGTGCAGCGAGACCCCGCCGCCCTGGAAGCACGCCTGATCGAAATCGTCGAAGCCCACAACGTGCTGCGCATCAAGGGCTTCGTCGAGGTTGCGGGCAAGCCCATGCGTCACGTGGTGCAGGGCGTCGGCACGCGGTTCACGCGCTATTTCGACCGCCCCTGGGCCGACGGCGAAGATCGCCAGGGCCGCTTGGTGGTGATCGGCCAAGCGGGGATCGATCACGCCGCGATTGCCGGCGCCCTCGCGGCTGATGCCCAAGAAAGCGCGGCCTGA